The following are from one region of the Nicotiana tabacum cultivar K326 chromosome 3, ASM71507v2, whole genome shotgun sequence genome:
- the LOC107786873 gene encoding uncharacterized protein LOC107786873 translates to MELIIFLVFSFLIHGALGNGEIVCEDLSVGKCAYSVASSGKRCTLETYESSEGTTGYQCKTSEVVVAINGIANWIESDECISACGANRDSVGISSDSLLESSFTSKFCSQQCYQKCPNIVDLYYNLALGEGVYLPAFCNGKNLNGRREMSQIQSSGAALAPASDGYGRQLTEGPAASTGYSGEYGRQLSEGPAASPAITFDDMEAAAPW, encoded by the exons ATGGAGCTCATTATCTTCCTTGTTTTCTCATTTCTCATCCATGGAGCTCTTGGTAATG GAGAAATTGTATGTGAAGATTTGTCAGTAGGAAAGTGTGCCTACTCAGTTGCTTCCTCGGGGAAAAGATGCACTTTGGAGACTTATGAATCAAGTGAGGGAACAACAGGATATCAATGCAAGACCTCAGAGGTAGTAGTGGCTATTAATGGCATAGCAAATTGGATTGAAAGTGATGAGTGCATAAGTGCTTGTGGAGCTAATAGAGACTCTGTTGGCATTTCTTCtgattctcttcttgaatcaagtTTTACCTCTAAGTTTTGCTCCCAACAATGTTACCAAAAGTGCCCAAACATTGTTGATCTTTACTACAACTTGGCTTTGGGAGAAG GGGTATATTTGCCAGCATTTTGTAACGGGAAAAATTTAAACGGACGCCGTGAAATGAGCCAAATCCAAAGTTCAGGTGCAGCGTTGGCACCAGCCTCGGACGGGTATGGCCGTCAATTGACTGAAGGACCCGCCGCCAGTACTGGATACAGCGGCGAATATGGCCGTCAGTTGAGTGAAGGCCCTGCTGCAAGTCCTGCCATCACATTCGATGATATGGAGGCTGCTGCCCCATGGTGA
- the LOC107786877 gene encoding tubulin beta-8 chain produces MREILHIQGGQCGNQIGAKFWEVVCAEHGIDSTGAYHGESDIQLERVNVYYNEASCGRFVPRAVLMDLEPGTMDSVRSGPYGQIFRPDNFVFGQSGAGNNWAKGHYTEGAELIDSVLDVVRKEAENCDCLQGFQVCHSLGGGTGSGMGTLLISKIREEYPDRMMLTFSVFPSPKVSDTVVEPYNATLSVHQLVENADECMVLDNEALYDICFRTLKLTTPSFGDLNHLISATMSGVTCCLRFPGQLNSDLRKLAVNLIPFPRLHFFMVGFAPLTSRGSQQYRALSVPELTQQMWDAKNMMCAADPRHGRYLTASAMFRGKMSTKEVDEQMLNVQNKNSSYFVEWIPNNVKSTVCDIPPTGLKMASTFIGNSTSIQEMFRRVSEQFTAMFRRKAFLHWYTGEGMDEMEFTEAESNMNDLVSEYQQYQDAVADEDEGYEDEEEAYHE; encoded by the exons ATGCGTGAAATCCTCCATATCCAAGGTGGCCAATGTGGCAACCAAATTGGGGCCAAGTTCTGGGAGGTTGTGTGCGCGGAGCACGGGATCGATTCCACCGGCGCGTACCATGGGGAATCGGATATTCAACTTGAGAGGGTAAATGTCTATTATAATGAGGCGAGTTGTGGGCGTTTTGTACCTCGTGCTGTTCTTATGGATTTAGAGCCTGGTACTATGGACAGTGTTAGATCTGGGCCTTATGGTCAGATTTTTAGGCCTGACAACTTTGTTTTTGGCCAGTCTGGTGCGGGAAATAATTGGGCTAAGGGTCATTACACTGAGGGCGCTGAGTTGATTGATTCGGTTCTCGATGTTGTTCGTAAAGAAGCCGAGAATTGTGATTGCCTACAAG GGTTTCAGGTGTGCCATTCCCTGGGAGGAGGGACTGGGTCTGGAATGGGGACACTTCTCATTTCAAAGATAAGAGAGGAATACCCAGACAGGATGATGCTGACATTCTCTGTTTTCCCATCTCCAAAGGTCTCGGACACTGTTGTAGAGCCTTACAATGCAACCTTGTCTGTTCATCAGCTTGTGGAGAATGCAGATGAGTGCATGGTTCTTGATAATGAGGCACTCTATGACATTTGTTTCCGTACCCTCAAACTTACAACTCCTAGCT TTGGTGATCTGAATCACTTAATATCTGCAACCATGTCTGGAGTTACTTGTTGCCTCAGATTCCCTGGCCAGCTTAACTCTGATCTGCGGAAACTTGCTGTGAATCTCATTCCTTTCCCCCGTCTTCACTTTTTCATGGTTGGGTTTGCTCCACTTACCTCACGTGGTTCACAACAATACCGAGCTTTATCTGTCCCTGAGCTTACTCAGCAAATGTGGGATGCAAAGAACATGATGTGTGCTGCTGACCCTAGGCATGGCCGCTATTTGACAGCATCAGCTATGTTTAGGGGGAAGATGAGCACCAAGGAAGTTGATGAGCAGATGCTTAACGTGCAGAACAAAAATTCATCATACTTTGTTGAGTGGATCCCCAACAATGTCAAATCAACTGTCTGTGATATTCCACCAACTGGTCTGAAGATGGCATCAACTTTCATTGgaaactcaacatcaattcaAGAGATGTTCCGTCGTGTCAGTGAGCAATTCACAGCCATGTTTAGGAGGAAGGCTTTCTTGCACTGGTACACTGGGGAAGGAATGGATGAGATGGAGTTCACTGAGGCAGAGAGTAACATGAATGATCTGGTCTCAGAGTACCAGCAGTACCAAGATGCAGTAGCAGATGAGGATGAAGGATATGAGGATGAAGAGGAAGCATATCATGAATAG
- the LOC107786871 gene encoding uncharacterized protein LOC107786871 produces MSTGRHQSDEDPPVIKLKFMVDKTRNRVILAESDHEFIDTLLSFLTVPLGTVLRLLEKDMVQLGSVSCIYTSVYSLELRFLRTSYFKSMLIMPRDASEVQCKKLKLNVDHSEIAGKFFTCSSHSCDEIKNFHRLFQNARCSCGSSMRSLISVKKKREDGSSGGEDGDGVF; encoded by the exons ATGTCTACCGGACGCCATCAATCTGATGAAGATCCTCCG GTTATCAAACTTAAGTTTATGGTTGACAAGACTAGAAACCGAGTAATCCTTGCAGAGTCGGACCATGAGTTCATTGATACACTGTTGTCATTCTTGACAGTCCCTTTAGGCACAGTTCTAAGACTTCTTGAAAAAGATATGGTTCAATTGGGGTCCGTTAGCTGCATCTACACCAGTGTTTATTCTCTTGAGCTTAGGTTCTTGCGTACGAGCTATTTCAAATCTATGTTGATCATGCCCCGAGATGCATCAGAAGTTCAGTGTAAAAAGTTGAAGCTCAATGTTGATCATTCGGAGATTGCAGGGAAGTTCTTTACATGTTCTTCACACTCTTGCGATGAAATAAAAAACTTTCATAGGCTCTTTCAGAATGCACGTTGCAGTTGTGGTTCTTCAATGAGATCACTAATAAGtgttaaaaagaaaagagaggatggAAGTTCTGGGGGAGAAGATGGGGATGGAGTTTTCTAA